A single region of the Cereibacter sphaeroides 2.4.1 genome encodes:
- a CDS encoding helicase-related protein, translating into MRATARVTAVLGPTNTGKTHYAIERMLGHRTGVIGLPLRLLAREVYDRIVAQRGPSVVALVTGEERIVPERTQYWVCTVEAMPMEIGADFVAVDEIQLCGDPERGHVFTDRLLRARGLVETMFLGSDVMRGAIAALVPHVTFLRRERFSTLSYAGSKKISRMPPRSAIVGFSVDNVYAIAELIRRQKGGCAVVMGALSPRTRNAQVALYQNGDVDYLVATDAIGMGLNLDIRHVAFSSTVKFDGRRMRPLFPHELGQIAGRAGRHTEAGTFGVTGEASPLDEGVVDAIENHRFAPIQRLHWRNDRLEFGTVERLIASLEEPTSNEWLSRARESDDLHALKALSEEPEVRARLHSPHEVRLLWDVCRIPDFRSISTTEHVTLLARIFGFLCEGKVPNDWLAGAIARIDRPSGDIDTLSKRLAYIRTWTYVAQRRGWVQDESHWREETRAVEDRLSDALHGALTQRFVDRRTSVLMRRLKQKESLVAEVNDKGEVTVEGEFVGRLEGFRFRQDASNSPDEARTLRQAAVQALRPEFHLRADRFYNSPDTEMDFTEQGGLMWGEQAVGKLIAGPEPMRPQVEAFVDEDAGPEVAEKVRRRLQHFIDRKVAAQFEPLLAMSRDETLTGLARGFAFRLVESLGLIPREQVAEEVKSLDQEARSALRKHGVRFGQFTIFLPLLLKPAPTRLRLVLWSLANGLQEFPESPPPGLVTIPHIADVPKMHYTLAGYHPAGQRAIRIDMLERLADLLRAKDSRAGFEATPDMLSITGMTLEQFAGLMQGLGYRAEPGERPKVKAAPAAAEAAPAEGEAPAEVPAEEAPAAEAPSADAEAAPDAPAEEPAAVEVESFYTFTWAPRRPDRGPRRHDRGQGEGRNRGPRATPGDAPAEGAAAEARPPRGDRPERQGHGHGGKPKGKGGKPDRKGADRNQPKSFESRPARSDRIDPDNPFAVLAALRDRS; encoded by the coding sequence ATGCGCGCGACCGCGAGGGTGACGGCGGTTCTCGGGCCGACCAACACCGGCAAGACCCACTATGCCATCGAACGGATGCTGGGCCATCGGACGGGCGTGATCGGCCTGCCGCTGCGGCTTCTGGCGCGCGAGGTCTACGACCGGATCGTGGCGCAGCGCGGCCCCTCGGTCGTGGCGCTCGTGACCGGCGAGGAGCGGATCGTTCCCGAGCGGACGCAATACTGGGTCTGCACCGTCGAGGCCATGCCGATGGAGATCGGCGCGGATTTCGTGGCGGTGGACGAGATCCAGCTCTGCGGCGACCCCGAGCGCGGCCATGTCTTCACCGACCGGCTGCTGCGGGCGCGGGGCCTCGTCGAGACCATGTTCCTCGGCTCGGACGTGATGCGGGGCGCCATTGCCGCGCTGGTGCCGCATGTGACCTTCCTGCGGCGCGAGCGCTTCTCGACCCTCTCCTATGCGGGATCGAAGAAGATCAGCCGGATGCCCCCGCGCAGCGCCATCGTGGGCTTCTCGGTCGATAACGTCTATGCCATCGCCGAGCTCATCCGCCGTCAGAAGGGGGGCTGCGCCGTGGTGATGGGCGCGCTCAGCCCCCGCACGCGGAACGCGCAGGTGGCCCTCTACCAGAACGGCGACGTGGATTATCTCGTCGCCACCGATGCGATCGGGATGGGGCTGAACCTCGACATCCGCCATGTGGCCTTTTCCTCGACCGTGAAATTCGACGGCCGGCGGATGCGGCCGCTGTTCCCGCACGAGCTGGGGCAGATCGCGGGTCGGGCCGGGCGCCACACCGAGGCGGGCACCTTCGGCGTCACCGGCGAGGCGAGCCCGCTCGACGAGGGCGTGGTCGATGCGATCGAGAACCACCGTTTCGCCCCGATCCAGCGGCTGCACTGGCGCAACGACCGGCTGGAGTTCGGCACGGTCGAGCGGCTGATCGCCTCGCTCGAGGAGCCCACCTCGAACGAATGGCTCTCGCGGGCGCGGGAGTCGGACGATCTCCATGCGCTGAAGGCGCTGTCCGAGGAGCCCGAGGTGCGTGCGCGCCTGCACTCGCCGCACGAGGTGCGGCTTCTCTGGGACGTCTGCCGGATTCCCGACTTCCGCAGCATCTCGACCACCGAGCATGTGACTCTCCTTGCCCGGATTTTCGGCTTCCTGTGCGAAGGAAAGGTGCCGAACGACTGGCTTGCAGGCGCCATCGCCCGGATCGACCGCCCGTCGGGAGATATCGACACGCTTTCGAAGCGGCTGGCCTATATTCGGACCTGGACCTATGTGGCGCAGAGACGCGGCTGGGTGCAGGACGAAAGTCATTGGCGGGAGGAAACGCGCGCGGTAGAAGACCGCCTGTCGGATGCGCTCCACGGCGCCCTGACTCAGAGATTTGTCGACCGGCGCACCTCTGTGCTCATGCGCCGGTTGAAACAGAAGGAGAGCCTTGTGGCTGAGGTCAATGACAAGGGTGAAGTGACGGTGGAGGGCGAATTCGTCGGCCGTCTCGAAGGGTTCCGCTTCCGGCAGGATGCGTCGAACTCGCCCGACGAGGCACGCACCCTGCGGCAGGCCGCCGTTCAGGCGCTGCGGCCCGAGTTCCACCTCAGGGCGGACCGCTTCTACAATTCGCCCGACACCGAGATGGATTTCACCGAGCAGGGCGGCCTCATGTGGGGCGAGCAGGCGGTGGGCAAGCTGATCGCCGGCCCAGAGCCGATGCGCCCGCAGGTCGAGGCCTTCGTCGACGAGGATGCCGGCCCCGAGGTCGCCGAGAAGGTGCGCCGCAGGCTCCAGCATTTCATCGACCGCAAGGTCGCCGCCCAGTTCGAGCCGCTTCTGGCCATGAGCCGCGACGAGACGCTGACGGGCCTTGCCCGCGGCTTCGCCTTCCGGCTGGTGGAAAGCCTCGGGCTGATCCCGCGCGAGCAGGTGGCCGAAGAGGTCAAGTCGCTCGATCAGGAGGCGCGCTCGGCACTGCGCAAGCATGGCGTGCGCTTCGGGCAGTTCACGATCTTCCTGCCGCTCCTGCTGAAACCCGCGCCGACGCGGCTGCGGCTCGTGCTCTGGTCGCTTGCGAACGGCCTGCAGGAGTTTCCCGAAAGCCCGCCGCCCGGCCTCGTCACGATTCCGCACATCGCCGACGTGCCGAAGATGCACTATACGCTCGCGGGCTATCATCCGGCCGGCCAGCGCGCGATCCGTATCGACATGCTCGAGCGGCTGGCCGATCTCCTGCGCGCCAAGGACAGCCGCGCGGGCTTCGAGGCCACGCCCGACATGCTCTCGATCACCGGCATGACGCTCGAACAGTTCGCGGGCCTCATGCAGGGCCTGGGTTACCGGGCCGAGCCCGGCGAGCGGCCGAAGGTGAAGGCCGCTCCGGCCGCCGCTGAGGCCGCTCCCGCCGAGGGCGAGGCGCCCGCAGAGGTGCCGGCCGAGGAGGCCCCCGCGGCCGAAGCTCCGTCCGCGGACGCCGAGGCAGCCCCGGACGCGCCGGCCGAAGAGCCGGCGGCGGTCGAGGTCGAGAGCTTCTACACCTTCACCTGGGCGCCGCGCCGTCCGGATCGCGGTCCGCGCCGGCACGACCGGGGGCAGGGCGAGGGGCGCAACCGCGGCCCGCGCGCAACCCCGGGCGACGCCCCGGCCGAAGGCGCTGCCGCCGAGGCCCGTCCGCCGCGCGGCGACCGGCCCGAGCGTCAGGGCCACGGCCATGGGGGCAAGCCCAAGGGCAAGGGCGGCAAGCCCGACCGCAAGGGCGCCGACCGCAACCAACCCAAATCCTTCGAATCGCGCCCCGCGCGGAGCGACAGGATCGACCCGGACAATCCGTTCGCCGTCCTCGCCGCGCTGCGCGACCGGAGCTGA
- a CDS encoding RNA-binding S4 domain-containing protein, translated as MPAPERIRLDKWLVQARFFKTRALATALVGSGRIRLNGQHVAKSAQAVGAGDTLTFPQGGRIRVIRVVAVGLRRGPATEARTLYDDLDAPPAAASPLE; from the coding sequence TTGCCTGCGCCGGAGCGGATCCGGCTCGACAAATGGCTGGTGCAGGCGCGCTTCTTCAAGACGCGCGCCCTCGCCACGGCCCTCGTCGGAAGCGGCCGGATCCGGCTCAACGGCCAGCATGTCGCCAAATCGGCCCAGGCCGTGGGCGCGGGCGACACGCTGACCTTCCCGCAAGGGGGGCGCATCCGCGTGATCCGGGTTGTCGCGGTGGGCCTGCGCCGCGGTCCTGCCACCGAAGCCCGCACGCTCTATGACGATCTCGACGCACCCCCTGCGGCCGCTTCGCCGCTTGAATGA
- the fdxA gene encoding ferredoxin FdxA, translating to MTYVVTDNCIACKYTDCVEVCPVDCFYEGENMLVIHPDECIDCGVCEPECPADAIRPDTEPDMESWVELNRKYAEVWPVIVTKKDPLPEATDLDGQPGKLATHFSEKPGEGG from the coding sequence ATGACCTATGTGGTGACCGACAACTGCATCGCCTGCAAATACACCGACTGCGTGGAAGTCTGTCCGGTGGACTGCTTCTACGAAGGCGAGAACATGCTGGTCATCCACCCGGACGAATGCATCGACTGCGGCGTCTGCGAACCGGAATGCCCGGCCGATGCGATCCGCCCCGACACCGAGCCCGACATGGAAAGCTGGGTCGAGCTGAACCGGAAATATGCCGAGGTCTGGCCGGTTATCGTGACCAAGAAGGACCCGCTGCCCGAGGCGACCGATCTCGACGGCCAGCCCGGCAAGCTCGCCACGCATTTCTCCGAAAAGCCCGGCGAGGGCGGTTGA
- a CDS encoding CarD family transcriptional regulator produces the protein MTKTKKPEFRPNEFVVYPAHGVGRIISIEEQEIAGIRLELFVISFEKDKMTLRVPTHKATEVGMRSLSTPDVVTKALDTLKGKARVKRAMWSRRAQEYEQKINSGDLMSIAEVVRDLHRTDDQREQSYSERQLYEAALERLTREVAAVSGVDEAGAQKAVDAVLVSRAA, from the coding sequence ATGACCAAGACCAAGAAGCCCGAGTTTCGCCCCAATGAGTTCGTTGTCTACCCGGCGCATGGCGTCGGCCGGATCATCTCGATCGAGGAGCAGGAGATCGCCGGCATCCGCCTCGAGCTGTTCGTGATCTCGTTCGAGAAGGACAAGATGACGCTGCGCGTGCCCACTCACAAGGCCACCGAGGTGGGGATGCGCTCGCTCTCCACGCCCGATGTGGTGACCAAGGCGCTCGACACGCTCAAGGGCAAGGCGCGGGTCAAGCGCGCCATGTGGTCGCGCCGGGCGCAGGAATATGAACAGAAGATCAATTCCGGCGATCTCATGTCGATCGCCGAGGTGGTGCGCGACCTGCACCGGACCGACGACCAGCGCGAGCAGTCCTATTCCGAACGCCAGCTCTACGAGGCGGCGCTCGAACGGCTGACCCGCGAAGTGGCGGCTGTCTCGGGCGTGGACGAGGCCGGCGCGCAGAAGGCCGTCGACGCGGTCCTCGTCTCCCGCGCGGCCTGA
- the cobS gene encoding adenosylcobinamide-GDP ribazoletransferase produces MKDRLSQRWADVQLALALLTRLPLPGQSLPDRGAGAAWAWPLAGAAVGGLAALTASAALALGLPATVAAALALAVQALATGAMHEDGLADTADGLWGGWTRERRLEIMKDSRTGSYGVAALVLVGLLRWSALAAALEGGVALLVAAAVLSRVPMVGLMALLPNARGAGLAQSLGRPDGRQAALAAAVGAGVALLLAGPAALVLAAAGGAAALALGLVARAKIGGQTGDILGASQQLSEAAVLVAAAALV; encoded by the coding sequence ATGAAAGACAGGCTGTCGCAGCGGTGGGCGGACGTGCAACTGGCGCTGGCGCTCCTCACGCGGTTGCCGCTGCCGGGGCAGTCCCTGCCCGACCGGGGCGCCGGGGCCGCCTGGGCCTGGCCGCTGGCCGGGGCGGCGGTGGGCGGCCTTGCGGCACTGACCGCCTCGGCGGCGCTCGCTCTGGGCCTGCCTGCAACCGTGGCGGCGGCGCTGGCCCTTGCGGTGCAGGCGCTGGCGACCGGCGCCATGCACGAGGACGGGCTCGCCGATACGGCGGACGGGCTCTGGGGCGGCTGGACCCGCGAGCGGCGGCTCGAGATCATGAAGGACAGCCGCACCGGCAGCTATGGAGTCGCGGCGCTGGTGCTGGTGGGTCTTCTGCGCTGGTCGGCGCTGGCCGCCGCGCTCGAGGGCGGTGTGGCCCTTCTCGTGGCGGCGGCGGTGCTGTCGCGGGTGCCGATGGTGGGGCTGATGGCGCTCCTGCCCAATGCGCGCGGCGCGGGGCTCGCCCAGTCGCTCGGCCGGCCCGATGGGCGGCAGGCGGCGCTGGCGGCGGCGGTGGGGGCCGGCGTGGCGCTGCTCCTTGCGGGCCCGGCGGCGCTCGTGCTGGCCGCGGCGGGCGGAGCGGCCGCTCTGGCGCTGGGGCTGGTGGCGCGGGCGAAGATCGGCGGGCAGACCGGCGACATCCTCGGCGCCTCGCAGCAGCTTTCGGAGGCCGCGGTGCTGGTGGCGGCGGCGGCTCTGGTCTGA
- the cobT gene encoding nicotinate-nucleotide--dimethylbenzimidazole phosphoribosyltransferase, protein MKAPFTSLAGFRAVFETLPQVDAEAVEAATARNETLTKPKGALGRLEELAIWYAGWIGDGRPALERPQVAIFAGNHGIAARGVSAFPPEVTVQMVANYRAGGAAVNQLCHVAGASMTVTELELDRPTLDFTVSPAMTEDELVAALAAGWEAVDDESDLLVVGEMGIGNTTAAAAIAAALFGGTAAEWTGRGSGVAGSALEAKTRVVAEGLERHADALSDPLEVLRCLGGREIAAMAGAIARARVGRTPVILDGFICTSAAAVLHALTPSALDHAIAGHVSAEGAHPAALARIGKEPLLDLGMRLGEGTGAIVAINILRSAVACLSGMATFAEAGVSGG, encoded by the coding sequence ATGAAGGCTCCGTTCACCTCCCTCGCCGGCTTCCGTGCCGTGTTCGAGACGCTCCCGCAGGTCGATGCGGAGGCGGTCGAGGCCGCCACCGCGCGGAACGAGACGCTGACGAAGCCGAAAGGGGCGCTGGGTCGCCTCGAGGAGCTCGCGATCTGGTATGCGGGCTGGATCGGCGACGGCCGGCCCGCGCTCGAGCGGCCGCAGGTCGCCATCTTCGCGGGCAATCACGGCATCGCCGCGCGGGGCGTCTCGGCCTTTCCGCCCGAGGTGACGGTTCAGATGGTCGCGAACTACCGCGCGGGCGGGGCTGCGGTGAACCAGCTCTGCCACGTCGCGGGCGCCTCGATGACCGTGACCGAGCTCGAGCTCGACCGGCCGACGCTCGATTTCACCGTCAGCCCCGCCATGACCGAGGACGAGCTGGTGGCCGCCCTCGCGGCCGGATGGGAGGCGGTGGACGACGAGAGCGACCTTCTCGTGGTGGGCGAGATGGGCATCGGCAACACGACGGCCGCGGCGGCCATTGCGGCCGCGCTTTTCGGCGGCACGGCGGCGGAATGGACGGGCCGCGGCTCCGGCGTCGCGGGCTCGGCGCTCGAGGCCAAGACGCGGGTGGTGGCGGAGGGGCTCGAGCGGCATGCGGACGCGCTTTCCGATCCGCTCGAGGTGCTGCGGTGTCTGGGTGGGCGCGAGATTGCCGCCATGGCGGGCGCCATCGCGCGCGCCCGCGTCGGCCGCACGCCCGTGATCCTCGACGGCTTCATCTGCACCTCGGCGGCGGCGGTGCTGCATGCGCTGACCCCTTCGGCCCTCGATCACGCCATCGCCGGGCATGTCAGCGCCGAGGGCGCCCATCCGGCGGCGCTGGCGCGGATCGGCAAGGAGCCGCTCCTCGATCTCGGGATGCGGCTCGGCGAGGGCACCGGCGCCATCGTCGCGATCAACATCCTGCGGAGCGCGGTGGCCTGCCTCTCCGGCATGGCGACCTTCGCCGAGGCGGGCGTGTCCGGGGGCTGA
- a CDS encoding cation:proton antiporter domain-containing protein, translating to MESLLLQASIYLGAALLIVPLAVRAGLGSVLGYLAAGIVMGPVLGLAGAETEDLRHYAEFGVVLMLFLVGLELEPAALWAMRRSLVGLGGLQIVLTSLAAALGLFWLGFPWPEAAVLGMVAALSSTAIVLQTMTERRMLRTTGGRSAFAVLLAQDIAVVPMLALVPLIALRPGAGAHSAHDATEGPAMPIIGLLQSLPGWADTLVMLGVVGFIVLGGHFLTRPVFRYVHASRLPEMGSFIALFTVMGTAFLTMVVGLSPALGAFLAGVVLANSEFRHQLEADIRPYKGILLGLFFMAVGMGIDFRLLAADPWTLAGFTLALVGLKVLVLAALAQTFGLTGRDRWLLTLGLAQAGEFGFVLVAFAAQETILPALLAQKALIVISLSMLVTPVLFLVASWLTRLGEEAPALGADAIDEKGRVIIAGIGRFGQVVNRLVRMSGIETVVLDHDMAAVQIMRRFGVKGFFGDPTRPELLQAAGLAEATVLVVAVDDRENAIKIVRYARQVRPDLHIVSRARDRVHVYELYQAGADDIVRETFDSSIRAGRYVLENMGFSEYEAAQRSRTYYRVDRAAMRDLAELWVPGQPAHLNEAYVARARQLDDDLETAMLEEAGQIPLDPEAAE from the coding sequence ATGGAAAGCCTTCTTCTGCAGGCAAGCATCTATCTCGGCGCGGCGCTGCTCATCGTGCCGCTCGCCGTGCGCGCGGGGCTGGGGTCGGTCCTTGGCTATCTCGCCGCCGGCATCGTCATGGGCCCCGTGCTGGGACTGGCGGGGGCCGAGACAGAGGATCTGCGCCACTATGCCGAGTTCGGCGTGGTGCTGATGCTGTTTCTCGTGGGCCTCGAGCTCGAGCCCGCGGCGCTCTGGGCCATGCGCCGGTCGCTCGTGGGGCTCGGCGGGTTGCAGATCGTGCTGACGAGCCTCGCCGCGGCGCTGGGTCTGTTCTGGCTGGGCTTTCCCTGGCCCGAGGCGGCGGTGCTCGGGATGGTCGCCGCCCTCTCCTCGACGGCCATCGTGCTGCAGACCATGACCGAGCGGCGGATGCTGCGCACGACCGGAGGCCGCAGCGCCTTTGCGGTGCTTCTGGCGCAGGACATCGCGGTGGTGCCGATGCTGGCGCTGGTGCCGCTGATCGCGCTCAGGCCGGGCGCGGGCGCGCATTCGGCGCACGATGCGACGGAGGGCCCCGCCATGCCGATCATCGGCCTGCTGCAATCGCTGCCGGGCTGGGCCGACACGCTGGTGATGCTGGGCGTGGTGGGCTTCATCGTGCTGGGCGGCCACTTCCTGACCCGGCCGGTGTTCCGCTATGTCCATGCCTCGCGCCTGCCGGAAATGGGGAGTTTCATCGCCCTCTTCACCGTGATGGGGACGGCCTTCCTCACGATGGTGGTGGGTCTTTCGCCGGCGCTCGGCGCCTTCCTCGCGGGTGTCGTGCTCGCCAACTCCGAGTTCCGCCACCAGCTCGAGGCCGACATCCGGCCCTACAAGGGGATCCTGCTCGGCCTCTTCTTCATGGCGGTGGGCATGGGGATCGACTTCCGCCTGCTGGCGGCCGATCCCTGGACGCTCGCGGGCTTCACGCTGGCGCTGGTGGGCCTCAAGGTGCTGGTGCTGGCCGCGCTCGCCCAGACCTTCGGCCTCACAGGGCGCGACCGCTGGCTGCTGACGCTCGGCCTCGCGCAGGCGGGCGAGTTCGGCTTCGTGCTGGTGGCCTTCGCCGCGCAGGAGACGATCCTGCCCGCGCTTCTTGCCCAGAAGGCGCTGATCGTCATCAGCCTCTCGATGCTGGTGACGCCTGTCCTGTTCCTCGTGGCCAGCTGGCTCACGCGGCTGGGCGAGGAGGCCCCTGCCCTCGGGGCGGATGCGATCGACGAGAAGGGGCGCGTCATCATCGCGGGGATCGGCCGCTTCGGGCAGGTGGTGAACCGGCTGGTGCGGATGAGCGGGATCGAGACCGTCGTGCTCGATCACGACATGGCGGCGGTGCAGATCATGCGCCGCTTCGGCGTGAAGGGCTTCTTCGGCGATCCGACCCGGCCCGAGCTTCTGCAGGCGGCGGGGCTGGCCGAGGCCACGGTGCTGGTCGTGGCGGTCGACGACCGCGAGAATGCGATCAAGATCGTGCGCTACGCCCGGCAGGTGCGGCCCGACCTGCATATCGTCTCCCGCGCGCGCGACCGGGTGCATGTCTACGAGCTCTATCAGGCGGGCGCCGACGACATCGTGCGCGAGACCTTCGACAGCTCGATCCGGGCGGGGCGCTATGTGCTCGAGAACATGGGCTTCAGCGAATATGAGGCGGCCCAGCGGTCGCGCACCTATTACCGGGTGGACCGCGCCGCCATGCGCGATCTGGCCGAGCTCTGGGTGCCGGGCCAGCCCGCCCATCTGAACGAGGCCTATGTGGCCCGCGCCCGCCAGCTCGATGACGATCTCGAAACGGCGATGCTGGAGGAGGCCGGACAGATCCCCCTCGACCCCGAAGCGGCCGAGTGA